The genomic interval TAGAATAGTcatcatatatttacatatataactgATCttcatacaaaaatatttattatatttggaaatataaacgtatatattattagaaactTAACCTATGcgtgtattaattataattgaaaagaaatcgatctgGCATTGATTTAATGCAAAATAGAATACAGTACTGCTTATAGCAGAAATAGAAATGtcaaatttgaataattattactatgcTCAATATGCATCAATATCTGAAAGTGAACCTAATTATGATTCTGATAATCCAGAGGTTTTTGAAGCTCTTAAAAACTCTCCAACtcatattcaatttattaatatcattgaaaaaagaaggaacaaagaattattatatgaacattggaaaaatataattcgtcATGAGtcaattatagaaataaaagatcaaatcaaaaaagaatGTGGTATGAAAGTTCAATTAAGAGATAGAGTTGTAACATATATCTACAAGCCTGAAATAGATAatgatggaaaatattttcgatttaaatttgtttatcgttatagcaaaatattacataaatggTATTTTTCTTTGGGTTGTAGTTTTTTAcctgatatattaaaaatcagaaatgtattaaaatatgatatacacaATCCGATTGGtcctaaaataattaagatcatgaaaaaaatgagagaagttATAGATGCCTTTATAGAatcatatttgtatatttttcaaattattgattatgcagaaaaaaaatatccagATATTGCATTTCAAGTAAATCGAAAtcatacaaatttaaaaatgttgttGATGGAGAAGACATGGCCAAAGagtataaagaagataaatacaa from Vespula vulgaris chromosome 11, iyVesVulg1.1, whole genome shotgun sequence carries:
- the LOC127067660 gene encoding uncharacterized protein LOC127067660, which gives rise to MSNLNNYYYAQYASISESEPNYDSDNPEVFEALKNSPTHIQFINIIEKRRNKELLYEHWKNIIRHESIIEIKDQIKKECGMKVQLRDRVVTYIYKPEIDNDGKYFRFKFVYRYSKILHKWYFSLGCSFLPDILKIRNVLKYDIHNPIGPKIIKIMKKMREVIDAFIESYLYIFQIIDYAEKKYPDIAFQVNRNHTNLKMLLMEKTWPKSIKKINTTDIIIVTFTFDKNLEIDIIDFEYLFNENELVSEDIKKMYINLLWNKLEVFIKLPFYEAFTHFMEE